The genomic DNA TCGGCGAGCACCTGGTCGGCGGCCGCGTAAGCGGTGCGTATGCAGGCCGGGACGCCGACACCGTCGTAGGTCGCGCCGCACACGGCAAGTCCGGACACTGCGGCGGTCGCCGCGCGGATCCGGGTGACGCGGTCGCGATGCCCGACGGCGTACTGCGGCAGCGCGCCGCCCCAGCGGCTGACCCGTGCATCGACCGGCTCGCCTCGGAAACCGGCGTGCCCGACCAGCTCGGCGGTGGTCGCGGCGACCAGCTCGCTGTCGGCGCGCTGAAGCTCCGACACATCGCCCTGGCGGCCGATCGAGCACCGGACGACGACGTGCTCACCGCGATCCAAGTGTGCCCACTTCGCCGAGGCGAACGTCGCCGCCTTCACCGGTCGGCCGTAGACCGCGGGCACCAGGTAACCGCTGCTTGCGAGCGACGGTACGTCGGATCGGCGCCACGCGATTGTCACGATCGCCATGCTCGCGGTGTCGATCTCACCCAGCGTCGTCGCCGCGGACGGGGCGACCTCGGCG from Mycobacteriales bacterium includes the following:
- a CDS encoding protoporphyrinogen oxidase; translation: AEVAPSAATTLGEIDTASMAIVTIAWRRSDVPSLASSGYLVPAVYGRPVKAATFASAKWAHLDRGEHVVVRCSIGRQGDVSELQRADSELVAATTAELVGHAGFRGEPVDARVSRWGGALPQYAVGHRDRVTRIRAATAAVSGLAVCGATYDGVGVPACIRTAYAAADQVLAELTTREAR